One Amycolatopsis sp. NBC_00355 genomic window carries:
- a CDS encoding helix-turn-helix transcriptional regulator, giving the protein MTTAQPRSTWRHVVDGSSELGDFLKSRRAALRPEDVGIAPHPTRRRVTGLRREELATLSHVSITHYTRLEQGRSTGASDSTLEAIARTLRLTDDETAHLKALARPAGRSRPAPPRVAHVSASARQLLGAMTHVPAVVMDRRNDVLAWNQLGHALLAAHLPAESPDSPATRPNLTRMLFLDERYRDLYPNWDEQAQLAVAALRLTAGRHPDDRALAELVGRLSMNSDEFAARWARHPVRTCTSGVKVLRHPLVGAVELSFENLVIPGTSGQRLIAYTAEPGSPSETALRLLGSATAPAAPGRRPDASVTQADRR; this is encoded by the coding sequence GTGACCACCGCCCAGCCGAGGTCGACCTGGAGGCATGTTGTGGACGGCTCGTCCGAACTGGGTGACTTCCTCAAGTCGCGCCGCGCCGCGCTGCGCCCCGAGGACGTCGGCATCGCGCCGCACCCGACCCGCCGCCGCGTCACCGGGCTGCGCCGCGAGGAGCTGGCGACGCTCTCCCACGTGAGCATCACCCACTACACCCGCCTCGAGCAGGGCCGCTCCACCGGCGCCTCCGACAGCACCCTGGAGGCCATCGCGCGCACCCTGCGTCTCACCGACGACGAGACGGCCCACCTCAAGGCCCTCGCCCGCCCCGCCGGGCGGTCCCGGCCCGCGCCACCGCGGGTGGCGCACGTCAGCGCGTCGGCCCGTCAGCTGCTGGGGGCGATGACGCACGTGCCGGCCGTCGTCATGGACCGGCGCAACGACGTGCTCGCCTGGAACCAGCTGGGCCACGCGCTGCTCGCCGCGCACCTGCCGGCGGAGAGCCCGGACAGTCCCGCGACCCGCCCCAACCTGACCCGGATGCTGTTCCTGGACGAGCGGTACCGGGACCTGTACCCGAACTGGGACGAACAGGCCCAGCTCGCCGTGGCCGCGCTGCGCCTGACCGCCGGCCGCCACCCCGACGACCGCGCGCTCGCCGAGCTCGTCGGCCGGCTCTCCATGAACTCCGACGAGTTCGCGGCCCGCTGGGCCCGGCACCCGGTGCGCACCTGCACCTCCGGGGTGAAGGTCCTGCGCCATCCCCTGGTGGGGGCGGTCGAGCTCAGCTTCGAGAACCTCGTCATCCCGGGGACGTCGGGCCAGCGCCTGATCGCCTACACCGCCGAGCCCGGCTCGCCGTCCGAGACGGCGTTGCGGCTCCTGGGCAGCGCGACGGCGCCGGCGGCCCCGGGACGTCGTCCCGATGCTTCAGTGACGCAGGCCGACCGGCGCTGA
- a CDS encoding sterol desaturase family protein, whose product MAEFLAHLRDPVLFAIPVFLLFVTIEIVAVHVLGHDDNVLGYSPADTRTSMLMGTVSVGVNALFRLVMLVVFAVLFELAPVKFDPRDWWTWVLMLLGQELVFYAYHRASHRVRLLWAGHQVHHSSEHYNFSTALRQKWTPYFQLPFWSVLALCGIPPWLILTGLSIDLVYQFFVHTEKIGKLPRWFEYVFNTPSHHRVHHGSDAEYLDANYGGIFIIWDRMFRSFVPEGKRPTYGLTKNIGTYNLLKVGFHEYGSILRDLRGARTWRERAGFVFGPPGWQPAEAALRSAPVGLRH is encoded by the coding sequence GTGGCCGAGTTCCTGGCGCACCTGCGCGACCCCGTGCTGTTCGCGATCCCGGTGTTCCTGCTGTTCGTGACGATCGAGATCGTCGCCGTGCACGTGCTCGGCCACGACGACAACGTGCTCGGCTACAGCCCCGCCGACACCCGCACGAGCATGCTGATGGGCACCGTCTCGGTCGGCGTCAACGCGCTGTTCCGGCTGGTGATGCTGGTCGTCTTCGCGGTGCTGTTCGAGCTGGCGCCGGTGAAGTTCGACCCGCGCGACTGGTGGACGTGGGTGCTCATGCTGCTCGGCCAGGAGCTGGTGTTCTACGCCTACCACCGGGCGAGCCACCGCGTCCGGCTGCTGTGGGCCGGGCACCAGGTGCACCACTCGAGCGAGCACTACAACTTCTCGACGGCGCTGCGCCAGAAGTGGACGCCGTACTTCCAGCTGCCGTTCTGGTCGGTGCTGGCGCTGTGCGGCATCCCGCCGTGGCTGATCCTGACCGGCCTGTCGATCGACCTCGTCTACCAGTTCTTCGTGCACACCGAGAAGATCGGCAAACTGCCGCGCTGGTTCGAGTACGTCTTCAACACGCCGTCGCACCACCGCGTCCACCACGGCAGCGACGCCGAATACCTGGACGCCAACTACGGCGGGATCTTCATCATCTGGGACCGGATGTTCCGCAGTTTCGTCCCGGAGGGCAAACGCCCCACGTACGGGCTGACGAAGAACATCGGCACGTACAACCTGCTGAAGGTCGGCTTCCACGAGTACGGCTCGATCCTGCGCGACCTGCGCGGCGCCCGGACCTGGCGTGAGCGCGCGGGTTTCGTGTTCGGCCCGCCCGGTTGGCAGCCCGCCGAAGCCGCTCTTCGGTCAGCGCCGGTCGGCCTGCGTCACTGA
- a CDS encoding TetR/AcrR family transcriptional regulator produces the protein MTESRPVGTKGMPREEREAQLVVAGTEEFGRAGYAGASMVEIARRVGVTKPLLYQYFGSKDGLYLACLHRAGDRLTEGVATTMASGGEPDRMPLKVLSAIFTTFDHDRYAWRLLRDATVPNSGDIATAAADYRHRLDAFALLGATQLMTSRGLPDPVDIEAVAQVWTGVVDSLISWWIDRPDEDAAAMTGRCARIMDRLFGW, from the coding sequence GTGACGGAGTCAAGACCGGTCGGGACCAAGGGGATGCCCCGCGAGGAGCGCGAAGCGCAGCTCGTCGTCGCCGGGACCGAGGAGTTCGGCCGGGCGGGGTACGCGGGCGCGTCGATGGTCGAGATCGCGCGCCGGGTCGGCGTCACGAAACCGTTGCTGTACCAGTACTTCGGCTCGAAAGATGGTCTGTACCTCGCCTGCCTGCACCGCGCGGGCGACCGGCTGACCGAGGGGGTCGCGACGACCATGGCGTCGGGTGGTGAACCCGACCGGATGCCGCTGAAGGTGCTTTCGGCGATCTTCACGACCTTCGACCACGACCGCTACGCGTGGCGCCTCCTGCGCGACGCGACCGTGCCGAACAGCGGCGACATCGCCACGGCGGCCGCCGACTACCGGCACCGCCTGGACGCCTTCGCCCTCCTCGGCGCGACCCAGCTGATGACGTCGCGCGGGCTGCCCGACCCCGTCGACATCGAGGCTGTCGCCCAGGTCTGGACCGGGGTGGTCGACTCGCTGATCAGCTGGTGGATCGACCGCCCGGACGAGGACGCGGCCGCGATGACCGGCCGCTGCGCCCGGATCATGGACCGCCTGTTCGGCTGGTGA